Part of the Ctenopharyngodon idella isolate HZGC_01 chromosome 8, HZGC01, whole genome shotgun sequence genome, accatgtcttgaacattggggggaTGGgggggtttgtttgtttgttgggggtctttttatttaaataaattaaataattaaaggattaaaagggatttaagggaataaagAAGAAATAAGAATGGTAAAAGAAGTTCCAGGTCTCATTATAGTAATATAGTTGTGAAGTAATCCATTTAAActttttgcaaataatattttatttaaaattatgcacacattcactcttgtttgtatgtctaatgtcaaaaatgtgaaaaaaaatgtttcttgactcatcacattcagttatgaatgagatcatttaaatgatagcatattttcaattcaaaatggtgaaattacattaaagtagtTTGTATCTCTGTATGTTACTGTGGGTCGTTATATCCATtgtaaaacagttgtcaaatattaaatgtttagttaCTTATATCTTGCCACGCACATGCTCTTTCAATGTACTAAAAGTTAGAACTCACACTCACCTTTAGTGAatagtaagccccgccttctttgatctgattggccatcattttgacattgacgagcgctGTTAGATTGCTGAGGCAGATCAGcctaaaatgtaactttttaaactgTCATCCTGACAACAAACAGAGCAGTGTGTAATACAGagtagcattaaaaaaatataatatattgggggggacaatttggccatttccaATTCTTGgggggggacttgtccccctcagtgcctatggtggttacggccctgttTGAAGCATcgagttactttcaaaaggcgatttactctattttgatcacttccatagacatcagtgtttatatccgaattATAAAcgtttatcccagtacttctgtgagaatatgaatatgtaacacagaaataatgacacTGTGTGGTTGAACAGACTTGTTCACATGATAAAGGCTTtctctctggatcagcggcAGCGCCaatgcagatctgaatgttctggtgttattttgtcaaaggtttaagaGACACAGGAGAATcatcatttaggaataagatcacgTGAGTGTTTGAATTGAGAACGCAaccttttaacaattaatcatgcagctctaaatATGTGTTTTAAAAGACAAAGTAAATGAAgaaacatttttgggtgaactgtccctttaagatctGAACCGTTGACTCACAGGTCTTATGGCTTGGTTTCGTAACAAGAGGCCATGACCTCATTCAATTCTCATGGTCTTATAATTTATTCTTACCTCTTTCGGTGAAAGCCTTTggcatgttttaaaacaaacccCACAGTGTGAATGTTTGATCATGTTCTGATGAGAACGTCCATTTCCAAACCAGAGTCAATGAGGTTCTGTGGTACGGTATTTTTCCGGTTGCACTTCCTATGACAGCTTGCATTCACAGTTCATCGTCCCACACTGATATTGCACACCTTACAGCTTGGGTCTTTTTTGGCGTTGGCAGTAGAGAGGCTCATGAGCTGGTGACGGCCGCTGATCTGAGCCAGGACGCCATGCTCCAGAAGCAAGGGCTCTGTGAACATCACCTCCAGAATGACATCGCTGGCGTGACAGAACACGGGTACGTCTCCAGCCGTGTACATCAGGAAGGGATTGCTTGTTAGGTCCAGTCGAGGAAGACGGCTCTTGCAAAAGTCATCCCCCTCTGATCCAGCAGGGGCCAGCACCAGCACTACATAGTGGTAAGCCGTGTACATGCAGTAGAAGTCAGAGAAGTAGAGGTTTGTACTCGCGTTGAGGAGACGTTCGGCAGGAATTTGGAAGCGCAGAGGGCCGTACGGGGAGTCTTTGGGAGGGAGGCCTGTGTCGAATTCTGTATTGCAGCTGAGGAAGATGCCGCGTAGCTTTCCGTTGATGGGAGAGCCGTGACTTCCACTGCTGTCTTTGAGAGATGGGAGCATTGCACCTCCACACTCTGATCTATGTAGAGAGATGTAgaataatcaataaaataatttagtctgcttaaacccGTGACTTTCTTACAATCGActgcattcagatctgccttcATCCAATCAACAATCAATGAATAGAACCAACACaccaccagtgttggggaaagttacttttaaaagtaatgcattacaatattgcgttacaccctaaaaaagtaactagttGCGTTATTTAGTTAccttttatggaaagtaatgtgttacgttgCTTTTGCGTtcctttttctcatctgggctagGTTGTTAGTTTGCTtgtttaacaacaaaaaagtatcgttggcaaatgtaaaggccctttaacactgaaagtgaaatgaattaagcctcaggctgaaggaaatgcaaattcatgcctgtacagtggagggtgcagctcaaacaaacaaacctttcacatgtgctgccattctggattaaagaagaataggatacaggagaagaaaatgagTAAACGcttgctcacatttagtctagaactagtgTAGAATAACTATTACATTTACACAGTGCAAACAACACCTCTGCTCTTACTCATgattctctcaacatggggacaggagagctgtcagtcaataaatgggaaaacaaagtaacttgcgttacttatttgaaaaagtaactcagatattttgttgtaaatttaaaagtaatgcattactttactaattacttaaaaaatgtaatccGATTACGTAACTCATGTTACTtttaatgtgttacccccaacactgcgcACCATcatgcattttttcttttttgataattcctttcactcggatgtacgtcacaatatgAAAGAAAATGTCTGTCACTACTTCACTTTCATCGCAACTTGCATCCGCAACCCATTTTACTCCCAAAATATgtaaaacaggatattcaatgtGAAAAAATGAAGAGCAGTGCTTAGTTTTAAGACCCATTCAcaacaaaaattataataatgatgattaCTATATTAGCATTCACACAAATGGACGAtactgttctgtttattataagcactagctgcagttttgtcatctgtagctttaaatgcttaaaacactgcttcatgaagctttacgaatcttttgtttcgaatcagtggttcaaagcgtgtatcaaactgctaaagtcatgtgatttcagtaaatgaggtttcgttacatcagaagtgtttcgaaatttgtttcgaaacaaaagattcgtaaagcttcgaagcttcatgaagcagtgttttgaaatcgcccatcactagatattgttgaataaagtcgttatttgtttttttggcgcacaaaaagtattctcgtcgcttcataacattaaggttaaaccaccgtagtcacatgaactgttttaaatatgtctttagtagctttctgggcatctgaaagtgttaattatcttgctgtctatgcaggcctcactgagccatcggatttcatcaaaaatatcttaatttgtgttgtgaagatgaacgaaggtcttacgggtgtggaacgacatgagggtgagtaattaatgacagaattttcatttttgggtgaactaaccctttaagttcttCAAAGCGGGATGGATTctgaatgtttttatcattcatcagctggaaaatcCTGTGTTTAGAGCCGGAGTTtctctactctttcagaagatgcgtaatagcgccccctactgtataacagtgaaaacatggattgcaggaaaattctgtcaatggcagagaaagacttaaaggaacactccactttttttgaaaataggctcattttccaactcccctagagataaacagttgagttttaccgttttcgaatccattcagccgatctccgggtctggcggtaccacttttagcatagctttgcatagttcattgaatcagattagaccgttagcatctcgctcaaaaatgaccaaagagttttgatatttttcctatttaaaacttgactcttctgtagttacatcgtgtaccaagaccgacggaaaatgaaaagttgtgattttctaggctgatatggctaggaactatactctcattccggcgtaataatcaaggaactttgctgccataccatgagtgcagcaggcgcaatgatattaagCAGAAGAGtcgagttttaaataggaaaaatatcaaaactctttggtaatttttgagcgagatgctaacggtctaatcagattcaatgaactatgctatgctatgctaaaagtggttccgccagagccggagatcggctgaatagattcgaaaacggtaaaactcaactgtttaactctaggggagttggaaaatgagcctattttcaaaaaaggtggagtgttcctttaaaggtcTAGCTAGTTAGCATGGCCCTGATAACCCTTACTGGTAGATGCCATATCTAGACAATCTGAAacttttctctcttctgacaGTCATTCTAAAGTAAGGTGTTATATTTGCTCCCCCATTCTTGAAAGTTTCTATTATTGGGCAGCATTAATTACCAACAGCAGTCACCAACAATAGTTATTTGCTTttatgcttaaagggatagttaaccaaaaaaatttaaattatgtcatcatttactcaccttcatgttgctccaaacctgtatgacttccacaaaatagtgtttttgtttttgttttgttttttcaagaaaacaaaagaagatatttttaaaaattctccaaaaatgaaagtcaataacaactgttttaaacaccattgacttttattgtatggaaaaaacCTGTGTTCTATAGAATAAATAAAgtcctacaggtttggaaagacatgaggatgattaattaattaattaatgggagaactatccctttaagacctctatggcattgctcagagacttttttaaaaagagattttttttaagtttaaaaatgcaaatgctGACCAAAATGCTGTATAATACAAGATAAGCATAACAAAAAGATACATATAAAACACATGCATTGTATAACATATAAAACACATGCATTgtacacaaaatacaaaacacagcCTCTAGGACTGCTTAAAAACCAAGgtgaaaaaagcatttaagaaGAATCGTGCACAACGAGACCAGGAGCATGAATGAAGAAAGTAAATAGActctgttttgatttcatgttgagtTTGCTAGCATTCTCGAATCACAAAGACTCGTCAAAAATCAATGCAGTCTTAGAGCTGTCAAGGAAAGATATATAGAGAGACTGAGGATGACCGATGACACTAACCTCACATAATGGAAGTATTCAGGATTCTGATTGCGGTAGAACACGGAGAACCTGAGCAGCCTCCCAGCAGCGGCCTGAGCTTTATCTAACAGCTGCTGGAGATGTTCCATGGCATAATCTGCAGAAAACAACCCATTTAAAACCATGATTCATGAGTATAACAAGTGCCTACTATGAAACTTTCGTGAATAACATGGCATTGaagtcaagaaaaaaaaaaaagaagtgtcacTATTGGTTGTGTCTTCTATCTATACACAATATCCAGAGCCAACGTtaaaaaaagccattttttcATTTGTCCAATGACAAACTTGAAGAAGACTTAGTTAAGATAAATGATGAGATGGCAAACAGCACCTGAAGTCAagatttaaatattcaattattattattctgctACCATTACTAAACCCCCCCAGGCAGCTAAAGGCACCAAGTAGAAGTGCAGAAATTATGGTTGTTTCTGAACAGGTTTCCCAAGGACTCCAGCTGTCTGTCATTCGGTTGGACAAACTTAGCCCCTCCCCCAAACTCATGCTATTGGTTGGGCCTGTTGCTGTGCTGGCCGGCTCAAACAAACGGACCAATGATCTGAAAGCACCACAGTTGTCTCTGcatgttaaaggggtggttgattatgatttcacttttttaactttagttagtgtgtaatgttgctgtttgatcataaacaacatctgcaaagttacaacgctcaaagttcaatgcaaagggagatattttcttttacagaaatcactgtttaaggactacaacaaacggctggtagggactacaacgagctttgggtttgtgacatcactgaccctaaaatttacataaaccccgcccccgagaacactcaacaaagggggtgaggccatgttgggctgctttagagaagaggaagagttgttgtagtagagcgttgttgacatgccgtcattttacgccggactgcttcacaaacgagggtcaattcaacgctggatttgcacaaaagattaacatgacggcacatgctagtcgatgagttgaatcaactccacagcaactacataaatttatccactaaccgttcagaaacgtccagtttcattctaaaatctgtaacttcttcctgagtctctccatcagtgcccgactccggtttgaacaatgtaaggctgaacaccgttactgacaatcctcattttggctgcgtgagattctccagctttgttgttgttgttgagcaaccgaagcgcgagctgttaaagctcctccctcttctggaaagggggccgggagcagcagctcatttgcatttaaagggacacacacaaaaacggcgtgtttttgctcacacccaaataggggcaaatttgacaagctataatgaatgatctgtggggtattttgagctgaaacttcacagacacattctggggacaccagagacttatattacatcttgtgaaaggggcattataggtccactttaaGCAGGGATAgaagaatgtattttaacaatgtaaacATAACACACATTTAAATCTCTGTTACTCTACTTACCCCCAGTGCAGAACTCCACTACTTGGCTCCATTCAGACACTTGGTAGTCTCCGTCAGGCTGTCTGATGGCGGTCTGCACAGCGACACAGTACTCCGTTCGAGGACTCAGGAACCAGTGACCTCTCACAGCCATTGGCAAAGGTCCTGCTTTTGCCACTAGCTTGGTGGGAACATCCTGAAAAGCCAAACACCAGAGGGCGCCGTCAGATTTGTTGGCCTACAGGGTTTTTTGTTCTGCTTTCAAGACAAAAATAACCAACCACAagttttcaactttttttgtttgttgaacccCTAGAGCCTTAAactcaccatgaaatcaaaattgaccattcttgtttttatggaatattgcagcatttattataaatgattaatttatcataatttgttttaattcatgtgccctcgtaaatttttaatcaaaatatcttcccctccctcttgcagcgacatctcttctcttttctgatgacgagggcggggcaatctgtcactcacataagatccaccaatagcaaatcACAACCATCCAAGCAATTccccacggacaaaatcaagccccgcccaacatttgttcttgtttgtgaagccgtttcactcagatatatgtcacaatagggaagaaaagactatcgcaactgctgtttcatgccaacttcaACATTACATACTGCGGATAATAGAAGATGCAGAAAACTACACTGAAAAatatttcactcagaaattactagtaaatttcacaaataattacaaagaaatggcaagtaacacactgAATTGAATATGAAatagtagaaagactgaaaaagtaaaacatACTGCAattatctttgttttatttatcattttttacagtgtagcagaTAATTCCTATCACATGATGACATAAACATGTAGCTTGTATGgatgaattcaggttgattgggacactttttccaagtcatttcaatggcaaaaagtgtcccaattaCCCTGAATTTACCCCAGCATAATTATTTTAACTAAGATCATTATTTCAACGTGCATTTTTTCAATTCCAAACCATATCAATCTGAATAATTACTCTGTATAATAGTATTCAAGTCATATTTAACTATTCATGACTGAGTGTgtggaatacactacacaacttttGCTCAGTCTAGAGCCAGTCTGCAAATTTGACAGATTGTATAATGTATGATCAACAcagacttatttttttttagcttcagactATGATTACATCCAGTCGTCGGAGATCAAATTTGATAATGTGAACTGATTTTACAAcacacattgttttcatttgtcatttgcaACAAGGCGCATGTTTCTGCGTGAGTTTGTTGTGTTCGGAATGAATTTTAAAATCTGATCAGTCAGCTGGGTTTAAAAAGCGTGTTGAGAAGGAAAGGTGCAAAAAGGCTTGCCAAGAATGAACTGTGAAGGAACCCTGTAGCCCCCTGTGCCAGCAGAACTGTAACTTACCCAGAGCAGGAGGTGTCAAGATGTCAGAGACTTTGCTAAGGTAAGGAAGGCTGAAACACGACTCTCACTTAATAAGAAACACAAGCTGAAACATCAATATTGGACAAGAAATACTTCAAGAATGACTTTTCAAAGGTTTTATGGACAATTGAGATGACAGGgagcagtgtctctactaatagcgaaactaaTCTACCTCAATAAGGACACACTTATTACCTCGCTGGtaaaaaatgtcatgtagcttttaagttgctaaactattttactgattaatacGTTAGAGCAGCGTGGACAAcacgtttctgtgcgagtgtgtgtgcgtttgagtGCAAGAGAGCGGGAGAAAGAGAGTATGtgctttcaggacacaataaaacgtattttgtggcaaaaacatggaaataatttgtcatttttatcctctagtttactatatttatttgcttggtcagtgtcgtTGTGGGTCTTGGTTCTTTTGCCGTTACAGGTTGTAAGgacctttgaaataactgaaatcatttggcgaagtgatatggaactgtaatgcggtcaagacctgcctggaactactttagccgtgcgtttccctgaaaataattgcttaGAACGTTCAACAACCAATCAGATAAAAGCATTCACAGCCCCGTAGTATTATAgcatttataaaatggttagttcctgtccttgattctgattggtcaatagcttttattcatgataaaacacggctataaCCGTTTCAcccatctgtttaaatgtccactgcgatatcttgtccttttaacagttaaggggttttcccgtgactgacagcgctagtcaaagcttttgtcagttgtgtcttgttccgtgttcacaacaattcagtcttttcaatgtaaaagtcttcgctactgactgacacactcataaagacagtttttgccgccatctaatggtgtaataatgtaacttctgttgctgtttacggtcagggactattttttccggtggaaggaaggcttttagaaagtttacttcatgaaagttgcattgatacatatttctggctttaatatttgtattgtgtggtaaccgttttataaaagcaataaggtactcgaggctagtgctgtatcgtgaataagtcacgctTCACGACACATTCTTACTTAGACTTATTCACGACACAGcaagcctctcgtaccttattgcttacataaataACACTAAAACAAAATGCTAGCTGGACGTTTTTGAGTTGAAAATGAACTGAAAGTCAACTGTAAatgaaaaagtcttttttttttttggaagaagtCAGCAGCATTCAAAGAGGCCATGAACAAATCAAGAAATTGATTATTGTATGAGAGGCATTGAAAAGATGTATCTTTACAGACCAATGACTTATTTGTTAATTGTTGTATATAACTTAACagtcatttgtttattattttaaagtggtgAAAAAATCATTTCTAATCTACAGTCATTtacttatatatttatagtatcGATAGGCTACAAAATAAAGATTGTGGTTCACTTATAACATTTTATCTGTTTAcctatttaaatgaatcatgggAAACACTAATTGTCTGATAATTATGCACACAGTCTAAGCAGTGAAACATCAGTAAGATTAATGAGAAGATAACATCTGCGGATGTAACATCCTTTGCGGTGATCATACGCTTATTTTCTGTCTGACAACTCTTCTCTCTCAAAGgtgaaacacatttttaaacttcACTAAAGCGTAACATATTTCCTCTCACATATAAGAGCTCTATCACAGTTAATTAGTCTTGTTGTGGAGGCTCGAGTTTCTGACAAGCAGAACCAATTATGAAATGCTCAGTGGGGCATAACCATAGCAACCCTTTAGTTCTTTCCTTTCACAGGCAAAATGGAGTATTAGAGCCCTGGCAAAATCAGATGTAATTTCAGCAGCAGTTTATTTTTGGTGTCCAATAAGTGCAAAAGAGATACTAGCAATACTCCTACATTATGTAGCTTCATTTTGCCAGCAAGAATACGAAAAACTGAACACAAAAaagttatacatttattattcagtTCCAGTGtcgggggtaacgcattacaagtaacttgactTATacgtaatctgattactttttccaagtaacaagtaacgcattacttttaaatttacaaccaAATATCTGAgctattttttcaaataagtagcGCAAGttactgactgacagctctcctgtcctcatgttgagagaatCGTGAGGAAGTGCcgaggtgttgtgtgtgctgtgtgaacatgatggttatagcagtgaaatgcaaactcagaatattacacaaacctgcaataattaaatatgttaaataacacaaatatactttgggCCGgattcacagacagggcttaggctaagccaggattaagccttatTTCAATTAGGGTATATAAGTAGCTTCTATAAACATAccatagaaaaaaacattcctggtgtgcatcttgagacaaaacaatggtattgacatattttaaagggttagttcacccaaaaatgaaaattcagtcaccgatttcaaaacactgcttcaggaagcttcggagcataataa contains:
- the LOC127517110 gene encoding phytanoyl-CoA hydroxylase-interacting protein translates to MAEVELLSTPNNIQISEVSCDSFRITWEMAHEDTSRVTHYFIDLSRKEGSEPNRFKHRDVPTKLVAKAGPLPMAVRGHWFLSPRTEYCVAVQTAIRQPDGDYQVSEWSQVVEFCTGDYAMEHLQQLLDKAQAAAGRLLRFSVFYRNQNPEYFHYVRSECGGAMLPSLKDSSGSHGSPINGKLRGIFLSCNTEFDTGLPPKDSPYGPLRFQIPAERLLNASTNLYFSDFYCMYTAYHYVVLVLAPAGSEGDDFCKSRLPRLDLTSNPFLMYTAGDVPVFCHASDVILEVMFTEPLLLEHGVLAQISGRHQLMSLSTANAKKDPSCKVCNISVGR